One genomic segment of Candidatus Alcyoniella australis includes these proteins:
- a CDS encoding glycosyltransferase family 1 protein, protein MTLKIGIDARPCDGNKSGVGFWTYSLIRSLARIDRENLYYLYSNRPIDLSFVDQPNFVQRVQPMPISNLWLQTRLPRTLKRDGVDLFHGTNFIVPLWGRTPSVTTIYDISSALMPRVHKRANNIIQRLVPAAARKARGVIAVSEHTKADIVRHIGLPPEKVHVIYGAPGDVFQPIDDREGLERLRLELGLPERFCLFVGTLEPRKNIGLLLDAFRLLLDAGFDSHKLVIAGEPGWNYEQIFQRHEQLGLGEHVKFIGYVGWERLPMLYNLTDVFLFPSLYEGFGLPPLEAMACGTPAIVSDSSSLPEVVGEQGIKVGAHDAAALAAAIEHLLGDGEYYRQQVEYSLQRAAQFSWDDVARRTREVYMELAQ, encoded by the coding sequence ATGACGCTGAAGATCGGTATCGACGCGCGTCCGTGCGACGGCAATAAAAGCGGGGTGGGCTTTTGGACCTACAGCCTGATCCGTTCTTTGGCGCGCATCGACCGCGAGAACCTGTACTACCTGTATTCCAACCGACCGATCGACCTGAGCTTCGTGGACCAGCCAAACTTCGTGCAGCGAGTGCAGCCGATGCCGATCAGCAACCTTTGGCTGCAAACCCGGCTGCCGCGGACCCTCAAACGCGATGGCGTGGACCTGTTTCACGGCACCAACTTCATCGTGCCGCTGTGGGGACGCACGCCGAGCGTAACCACGATCTACGACATCTCCTCGGCGCTGATGCCGCGCGTGCACAAGCGGGCCAACAACATCATCCAGCGCCTGGTGCCGGCCGCGGCGCGCAAGGCGCGGGGCGTGATCGCGGTAAGCGAGCACACCAAGGCCGACATCGTGCGCCACATCGGCCTGCCGCCGGAGAAGGTGCACGTGATCTACGGCGCGCCCGGCGACGTGTTCCAGCCGATCGACGACCGCGAGGGGCTTGAACGCCTGCGCCTTGAGCTGGGGCTGCCCGAGCGCTTCTGCCTGTTCGTCGGCACGCTCGAGCCGCGCAAGAACATCGGCCTGCTGCTCGACGCGTTTCGGCTGCTGCTCGACGCGGGCTTTGACTCGCACAAGTTGGTGATCGCCGGCGAGCCGGGCTGGAACTACGAGCAGATCTTCCAGCGCCACGAGCAGCTGGGCTTGGGCGAACACGTGAAGTTCATCGGCTACGTGGGCTGGGAACGGCTGCCGATGTTGTACAATCTGACCGACGTGTTTCTGTTCCCCAGCCTCTACGAGGGCTTCGGCCTGCCGCCGCTGGAGGCGATGGCCTGCGGCACCCCGGCGATCGTCTCGGACAGCTCGAGCCTGCCCGAGGTGGTCGGCGAGCAGGGGATCAAGGTCGGGGCCCACGACGCGGCCGCGCTGGCCGCGGCCATCGAGCACTTGCTGGGCGATGGCGAGTACTACCGGCAACAGGTGGAATACAGCCTGCAACGCGCGGCGCAGTTTAGCTGGGACGACGTGGCGCGCCGCACGCGCGAGGTTTATATGGAGCTGGCACAGTGA
- a CDS encoding glycosyltransferase → MRVAIIHDWLTGMRGGEKCLEVFCELWPEADLYTLLHLPGSVSPTIERHRIFTSVVQRLPMARWWYRSYLPLFPTAMERFDLSDYDLVVSSSHCVAKGVRSRPDQLHLCYCYTPMRYVWDMSHIYFGQGRHWLTRPVIPFFLNYLRMWDALSCNRVNRFVSISEHIRRRIYKHYRCGSDVIHPPVSTDLFGEGQRDEGYYLIVSAFAPYKRIDLAIEAFNRLGLPLKLVGVGPDARRLRKMAADNIEFLGWQPDEAVAEIYSRCRAFVFPAEEDFGIAPVEAQASGKPVIAYGRGGVIESVNGVHLTGDPDRAVEQLARGDRTGVFFAEQSVQSLIEAVRFFEGNVERFDPAVIRERAQRFNRERFKREFADYAQGQVERFFGPGGAVG, encoded by the coding sequence ATGAGGGTTGCGATCATCCACGACTGGCTCACCGGAATGCGCGGCGGCGAGAAGTGCCTCGAGGTCTTCTGCGAGCTGTGGCCCGAGGCCGACCTGTACACGCTGCTGCACCTGCCCGGCTCGGTCAGCCCGACCATCGAGCGCCACCGGATTTTCACCAGCGTCGTCCAGCGCCTGCCGATGGCCCGCTGGTGGTACCGCTCGTACCTGCCGCTGTTCCCCACGGCCATGGAACGTTTCGACCTGAGCGACTACGACCTGGTGGTCTCCTCGAGCCACTGCGTGGCCAAGGGCGTGCGCTCGCGGCCCGACCAGCTCCACCTGTGCTACTGCTACACGCCGATGCGCTACGTCTGGGACATGAGCCACATCTACTTCGGCCAGGGCCGGCACTGGCTGACCCGGCCGGTGATCCCGTTCTTCCTGAACTACCTGCGGATGTGGGACGCGCTGTCGTGCAACCGCGTCAACCGCTTCGTCTCGATCTCCGAGCACATCCGGCGGCGGATCTACAAGCACTACCGCTGCGGGTCGGACGTGATCCACCCGCCGGTCTCCACCGACCTGTTCGGCGAGGGTCAACGCGACGAGGGCTACTACCTGATCGTCTCGGCCTTCGCCCCCTACAAGCGGATCGACCTGGCGATCGAGGCCTTCAACCGCCTGGGCCTGCCGCTGAAGCTGGTGGGCGTGGGGCCCGACGCGCGGCGGCTGCGTAAAATGGCCGCGGACAACATCGAGTTCCTCGGCTGGCAACCCGACGAGGCGGTGGCCGAGATCTACTCGCGCTGCCGGGCCTTTGTCTTCCCCGCGGAGGAGGACTTCGGCATCGCGCCGGTGGAGGCCCAGGCCTCGGGCAAGCCGGTGATCGCCTACGGCCGCGGCGGAGTGATCGAGAGCGTCAACGGCGTGCACCTCACGGGCGACCCGGACCGCGCCGTGGAGCAGTTGGCGCGCGGCGACCGCACCGGCGTGTTCTTTGCCGAGCAGTCGGTGCAATCGCTGATCGAGGCGGTGCGCTTTTTCGAGGGCAACGTCGAGCGCTTCGACCCGGCCGTGATCCGCGAGCGCGCCCAGCGCTTCAACCGCGAGCGCTTCAAGCGCGAGTTTGCGGACTACGCCCAAGGGCAGGTCGAGCGTTTTTTCGGTCCGGGAGGCGCGGTCGGCTGA
- a CDS encoding glycosyltransferase family 1 protein, which translates to MRIGLNSEKVLERTTGVGCYAYNLVRGLLEIDRDNRYVLFFHSDAGCYAGEPWLAGPNVELDQYGAKGSNPRRILWEQLGLPGRARRSKLDVFHYIDHTLSMIGKPVPTAITVHDLAFFRHPEAYTRSRRIYKSLVSPRSIRRADRVIAVSEYTRQEVLEITGADPDKVSVVYNGIDGEFRVIQDQKLLSDFRRQHDLPQRYILFVGTLQPRKNVTGLVRAYAELVQRKAVEHDLVICGERGWIFDEIFSQVERSGLTARVRFIESLPQQQLPLLYNCAELFVFPSLFEGFGLPLLEAMSCGVPVVSSNTTSMPEVVGDAALLVDPNDVDDMALQIQRALSDRELAADLRNRGLERSREFSWRKCAQSTLEIYKQMAQS; encoded by the coding sequence ATGCGTATCGGGCTCAACTCCGAGAAGGTGCTCGAGCGCACCACCGGCGTGGGCTGCTACGCCTACAACCTGGTGCGCGGCCTGCTCGAGATCGACCGCGACAATCGTTACGTGCTGTTCTTTCACAGCGACGCCGGGTGCTACGCGGGCGAGCCGTGGCTCGCGGGGCCCAACGTCGAGCTCGATCAATACGGCGCAAAGGGCTCGAACCCGCGGCGCATCCTCTGGGAGCAACTGGGGCTGCCCGGCCGCGCGCGCCGCAGCAAGCTCGACGTGTTCCACTACATCGACCACACGCTGAGCATGATTGGCAAACCGGTGCCCACAGCGATCACGGTCCACGACCTGGCATTTTTCCGCCACCCCGAGGCGTACACGCGCAGCCGCCGGATCTACAAGAGCCTGGTCTCGCCGCGCTCGATTCGGCGCGCCGACCGCGTGATCGCGGTCTCGGAATACACGCGGCAGGAGGTGCTCGAGATCACCGGCGCGGACCCGGACAAGGTCAGCGTCGTGTACAACGGGATTGACGGCGAGTTCCGCGTAATTCAGGACCAGAAGCTGCTCTCCGACTTCCGTAGGCAGCACGATTTGCCCCAGCGCTACATCCTGTTCGTGGGAACGCTGCAGCCGCGCAAGAACGTGACCGGCCTGGTGCGCGCCTACGCCGAGCTGGTGCAGCGCAAGGCCGTGGAGCACGACTTGGTGATCTGCGGCGAACGCGGCTGGATCTTCGACGAGATCTTCAGCCAGGTCGAACGCTCGGGGCTTACCGCGCGCGTGCGCTTCATTGAATCGCTGCCCCAGCAGCAGCTTCCGCTGCTCTACAATTGCGCCGAGCTGTTCGTCTTCCCCAGCCTGTTCGAGGGCTTCGGCCTGCCGCTGCTCGAGGCGATGAGCTGCGGCGTGCCGGTGGTCAGCTCCAACACAACCAGCATGCCCGAGGTGGTGGGCGACGCGGCGCTGCTGGTCGACCCCAACGACGTCGACGATATGGCCCTACAGATCCAGCGCGCGTTGTCCGATAGAGAACTGGCCGCGGATCTGCGCAACAGGGGATTGGAACGCAGCCGCGAGTTCAGCTGGCGCAAGTGCGCGCAAAGTACGTTGGAGATCTACAAACAGATGGCACAATCATGA
- a CDS encoding O-antigen ligase family protein: protein MPTDYQRVHRTNRGGRALRRALGAALILLYGLSWWEFELLPVGPVRLTDSELIIGLVVGLYALKLLYERRLPCVDRPMAAALLLVGLAMAASSLAGDYHRDLALKYTVRYFAVMALTVALSDLFRDGRVRRLALRTLFGATLVIAALGLVEHFFYENLNGFFALFKSSRFIGTDISANLSYSSGAFWEDQRLIVRASSVFVYCNSLAYFLVMVIFFILYLIGDERARQRTPFRLIGLGFCLYVLTLTFSRGAFATLLISLALCGLIGLARFRSTISAAVGLRRQLGWTAAVLAALLLINLGFFARIGSNFGELLALASNGGIEHEARADADRLALSLERKLALRDIELRGDQGLSPTAQDAAWAGRFELRSPDASPMTFETGGSLFSRVQLWKAAWRLFLRHPWLGVGPDNYRMLFHSELQRFNYDLYISKGIYRPHNLLLNFLAEGGVAGGLTLLLFFAALARLAWRMWRRPLFEPRHVALLGALFVYLITNTFDVLSFDYYSDSVLIATMIALLGVESRGERGSSNLKKSS from the coding sequence ATGCCCACGGACTACCAGAGGGTCCACAGAACGAACCGCGGCGGGCGGGCTCTGCGCCGGGCGCTGGGCGCGGCGCTGATTTTGCTCTACGGCCTGTCGTGGTGGGAGTTCGAGCTGTTGCCGGTGGGGCCGGTGCGGCTGACCGACTCCGAGCTGATCATCGGCCTGGTGGTCGGACTCTACGCGCTGAAGCTGCTCTACGAACGACGACTGCCGTGCGTCGATCGACCGATGGCCGCGGCGCTGCTGCTGGTCGGACTGGCGATGGCCGCCTCGAGCCTGGCCGGCGATTATCACCGCGACCTGGCGTTGAAGTACACGGTGCGCTACTTCGCGGTGATGGCGTTGACCGTGGCGCTGTCCGACTTGTTTCGCGACGGCCGCGTCCGGCGGCTGGCTCTGCGTACGCTGTTCGGCGCGACCCTGGTGATCGCAGCGCTGGGCCTGGTCGAGCACTTTTTTTACGAGAACCTCAACGGATTCTTCGCGCTGTTCAAGTCCAGCCGCTTCATCGGCACCGACATCTCGGCCAACCTCAGCTACTCCTCCGGCGCTTTTTGGGAGGACCAGCGGCTGATCGTGCGCGCCTCGAGCGTGTTCGTCTACTGCAACAGCCTGGCCTACTTCCTGGTGATGGTCATTTTCTTCATTCTCTATTTAATCGGCGACGAGCGAGCCAGGCAGCGCACGCCATTCCGGCTGATCGGGCTCGGATTCTGCCTCTACGTGCTGACGCTGACCTTCAGCCGCGGCGCGTTCGCCACGCTACTGATCAGCCTGGCGCTGTGCGGACTGATCGGGTTGGCGCGCTTTCGCTCGACCATCAGCGCCGCGGTTGGGCTGCGTCGGCAACTGGGCTGGACCGCGGCGGTGCTTGCGGCGTTGCTGCTGATCAACCTGGGTTTCTTCGCGCGCATCGGCTCCAACTTCGGCGAGTTGCTGGCGCTGGCGAGCAACGGCGGGATCGAGCATGAGGCACGGGCCGACGCGGATCGGCTGGCGTTGAGTCTTGAGCGCAAGCTGGCGTTACGCGATATCGAGCTGCGCGGCGATCAGGGGTTGAGCCCCACGGCGCAGGACGCGGCGTGGGCCGGACGCTTCGAGCTGCGCTCGCCTGACGCCAGCCCGATGACCTTCGAGACCGGCGGCAGTCTGTTCTCCCGCGTGCAGCTGTGGAAGGCGGCCTGGCGGCTGTTTCTGCGGCACCCCTGGCTCGGGGTGGGGCCGGACAACTACCGCATGCTGTTCCATAGCGAGTTGCAGCGCTTTAACTACGATTTGTACATTAGTAAAGGCATCTACCGGCCGCACAACCTGCTGCTCAACTTTCTCGCCGAGGGCGGGGTGGCCGGCGGCCTGACGCTGCTGCTGTTTTTCGCGGCCCTGGCGCGGCTGGCTTGGCGCATGTGGCGCAGGCCGCTGTTCGAGCCGCGTCACGTGGCTCTGCTCGGCGCGCTGTTCGTCTACCTGATCACCAACACCTTCGACGTGCTGAGCTTCGACTACTACAGCGACAGCGTGCTGATCGCCACGATGATCGCCCTGCTGGGGGTTGAGTCGCGCGGCGAACGCGGCTCGTCCAACTTGAAAAAATCGAGCTGA
- a CDS encoding glycosyltransferase, which produces MNKNVKIALVHDWLTGMRGGEKVLECLCELWPDADLLTLLHVKGKVSPTIERHKIKTSFIQRMPRAARYYRNFLPLFPVAIEQFDMRGYDLVISTSHCVAKGIITQPSTLHVSYIHTPMRYVWEMYDVYFGPERVRGLRRLVIPPISNYLRMWDVASAHRVDDFIANSKHVARRIQKHYDRPSVVINPPVDTEMFDIGGERGDYFLMVSALTPYKRIDLAIEAFNELGWPLKIVGIGEDLEKLRRIAKPNVEMLGWQEDEQIRELYAGCRAFIFPGEEDFGITPLEAQASGRPVIAFGRGGALETILGRHVPAPGRPDPLEGETDAITGLFFAEQSSEHLVRALRYFEAHEGRFDPQAIRKHATSFNRERFKDEMAQHVEQVWTAFLDRSRTPLPV; this is translated from the coding sequence ATGAACAAGAACGTGAAAATCGCACTGGTTCACGACTGGTTGACCGGCATGCGCGGCGGCGAGAAGGTGCTCGAATGCCTGTGCGAGCTGTGGCCCGATGCCGACCTGCTGACCCTGCTGCACGTCAAGGGCAAGGTCAGCCCGACCATCGAACGCCACAAAATCAAGACCAGTTTCATCCAGCGCATGCCGCGGGCCGCGCGCTACTACCGCAACTTTCTGCCGCTGTTTCCCGTGGCGATCGAGCAGTTCGACATGCGCGGCTACGACTTGGTGATTTCGACCAGCCATTGCGTGGCCAAGGGGATCATCACGCAGCCCAGCACGTTGCACGTAAGCTACATCCACACCCCGATGCGCTACGTTTGGGAGATGTACGACGTCTACTTCGGGCCCGAGCGGGTCCGCGGATTGCGGCGGTTGGTGATTCCGCCGATCAGCAACTACCTGCGGATGTGGGACGTGGCCTCGGCCCATCGGGTGGACGATTTCATCGCCAACTCCAAGCACGTGGCGCGGCGAATCCAGAAGCACTACGACCGGCCCTCGGTCGTGATCAACCCGCCGGTCGACACCGAGATGTTCGACATCGGCGGCGAACGCGGCGACTACTTCCTGATGGTCTCGGCGCTCACGCCCTACAAGCGGATCGACCTGGCGATCGAGGCCTTCAACGAACTGGGCTGGCCGCTGAAGATCGTCGGCATCGGCGAGGACCTGGAGAAGCTGCGGCGGATCGCCAAGCCCAACGTCGAGATGCTCGGCTGGCAGGAAGACGAACAGATCCGCGAGCTCTACGCGGGCTGCCGTGCGTTCATCTTCCCCGGCGAAGAGGATTTCGGCATTACTCCGCTCGAGGCCCAGGCCTCGGGCCGGCCGGTGATCGCCTTTGGCCGCGGCGGAGCCCTGGAGACGATCCTGGGCCGGCACGTGCCGGCTCCAGGCCGGCCCGATCCCCTTGAGGGCGAAACGGACGCGATCACCGGGTTGTTCTTTGCCGAGCAGAGCAGCGAGCACCTGGTACGAGCTCTGCGTTATTTCGAGGCCCATGAGGGGCGATTCGATCCGCAGGCGATCCGCAAGCACGCGACTTCGTTCAACCGCGAGCGGTTCAAGGACGAGATGGCGCAGCACGTGGAGCAGGTCTGGACGGCGTTTCTCGACCGCAGTAGAACGCCGCTGCCGGTCTGA
- a CDS encoding glycosyltransferase, whose amino-acid sequence MLKGQNIICIASSNWEAMWVNSQHLMSRLARENRVFYINNMGLRAPSMAKKRDLKQVFKRLRSWFRGVRRVEDSLWVYDPISLPFYESPVARAFNRWALRTTLRRYQRRLGLQRPILWAFLPTAVSLVGGLDEKLVIYHCVDDYSANPGVPRERIIEMERRMLGQADMAFVTSPKLYRDKSVYNPHTELYGNVANVGHFIEDSKSADGPPDELAQISGPIIGYQGNISSYKTDLELLLHVARSRPQWSLVLVGPTGWGDPGTDTRLLQSLPNVHLLGRIDYERLPRYVAAFDVALIPFRVSESTQSSFPMKFFEYLALGKPVVSTALDALAEFGRDPDLCRIAANHEQFVEMIEHSLQDAGRQDLIEKRINVARDNDWERRVEQIGDSVQRRIEELGR is encoded by the coding sequence ATGCTAAAGGGCCAGAACATCATCTGTATCGCCAGCAGCAACTGGGAGGCGATGTGGGTCAATTCCCAGCACCTGATGAGCAGGCTGGCCCGTGAAAACAGGGTGTTCTACATCAACAACATGGGCCTGCGCGCGCCGTCGATGGCCAAGAAACGCGACCTCAAACAGGTTTTCAAACGGCTGCGCTCGTGGTTTCGGGGGGTACGCCGGGTCGAGGACTCGCTGTGGGTCTACGACCCGATTTCCCTGCCGTTCTACGAGTCGCCCGTGGCGCGCGCCTTCAACCGCTGGGCCCTGCGCACGACTCTGCGCCGCTACCAGCGACGCCTGGGGTTGCAGCGGCCGATCCTCTGGGCCTTCCTGCCCACGGCCGTCTCGCTGGTCGGCGGCCTGGACGAGAAACTGGTGATCTACCACTGCGTGGACGACTACTCGGCCAACCCCGGGGTGCCCCGCGAACGGATCATCGAGATGGAGCGCCGGATGCTCGGGCAGGCCGACATGGCGTTCGTCACCAGCCCCAAGCTCTACCGCGACAAGTCCGTCTACAACCCGCATACCGAGCTTTACGGCAACGTGGCCAACGTCGGGCACTTTATCGAGGATAGTAAAAGCGCGGACGGGCCGCCGGATGAACTGGCGCAGATTTCCGGACCGATCATCGGCTATCAGGGCAACATCAGCTCCTATAAGACCGACCTGGAGTTGCTGCTGCATGTGGCGCGCAGCCGACCGCAGTGGTCGCTGGTGCTGGTCGGTCCCACGGGCTGGGGCGACCCGGGCACCGACACCCGATTGCTTCAGAGCCTGCCCAACGTCCACCTGCTGGGCCGGATCGACTACGAGCGGCTGCCGCGTTATGTGGCGGCGTTCGACGTGGCGCTGATTCCGTTCCGCGTCTCCGAGAGCACCCAGTCGAGCTTCCCAATGAAGTTCTTCGAATACCTGGCCCTGGGCAAGCCGGTGGTCAGCACGGCGCTGGACGCTCTGGCCGAGTTCGGCCGCGACCCGGACCTGTGCCGGATCGCCGCGAATCACGAGCAGTTCGTCGAGATGATCGAACACAGCTTGCAGGACGCCGGCCGCCAAGACCTGATCGAGAAACGCATCAACGTGGCGCGCGACAACGACTGGGAGCGCCGGGTCGAGCAGATCGGCGATTCCGTACAGCGGCGCATCGAGGAGCTGGGCAGATGA